Proteins from a genomic interval of Clostridium scatologenes:
- a CDS encoding polymer-forming cytoskeletal protein, with translation MEEKLIDMKISGSGKISGGKYNEVKISGSAKVEGDIECYNYKCSGSSIASGNVKAETVGISGSTKITGDLDTDEITVSGSSSILGNVDARKVKISGSTDIGGSLHTEDIQISGSVSIDGDCEAENFHARGGFKIGGLLNAGNIDIEMYGSCKVKDIGGENIKVRLGRGHFFVKMLNLFMNNKGLEASTIEGDDIFLENTTAKIVRGNNVTIGDNCNIQTVEYRNEINIDSTSKTVCKKID, from the coding sequence ATGGAGGAAAAATTAATAGATATGAAAATTTCTGGATCAGGAAAAATTAGTGGTGGAAAATATAATGAAGTGAAAATTAGTGGTTCAGCTAAAGTTGAAGGAGATATAGAATGTTACAATTATAAATGCTCAGGATCTTCCATTGCTAGTGGAAATGTAAAGGCTGAAACAGTAGGGATTAGCGGTAGTACTAAAATAACAGGAGATCTTGATACTGACGAAATAACTGTAAGTGGATCTTCTAGTATACTAGGTAATGTTGATGCAAGAAAAGTGAAAATAAGCGGGTCTACAGATATAGGAGGCAGTTTGCATACAGAAGATATACAAATATCAGGATCAGTTTCTATAGATGGTGATTGTGAGGCAGAGAACTTTCATGCAAGAGGTGGGTTTAAAATAGGAGGACTGCTAAATGCAGGAAATATTGATATAGAGATGTATGGAAGCTGTAAAGTAAAAGATATAGGAGGAGAAAATATAAAAGTAAGATTGGGAAGAGGGCATTTTTTTGTTAAAATGCTAAATCTTTTTATGAATAATAAAGGACTTGAAGCAAGTACAATTGAAGGTGATGATATTTTTCTTGAAAATACTACAGCAAAGATAGTAAGAGGAAATAATGTTACAATAGGAGATAACTGTAATATTCAAACTGTAGAATATAGAAATGAAATAAATATTGATAGTACTTCTAAGACGGTTTGTAAAAAAATAGATTAA
- a CDS encoding MarR family winged helix-turn-helix transcriptional regulator, translating into MDIYREIFLMEQTYATLFSLANKLQVKGDEYLGSLTSRQYMTMVAIAHLPEGKATFNNIARKLGSTKQNVKQIVTVMESKGYVDVIPNPKDRRAVNVIITETGKQVVYQVSEKGIFFMAELFKDFSTEELEAIWRMLKKLYRFDGEEQDGFEEDSNLKAGESQKEDVIRILKEFERIRKNQKMERESYEK; encoded by the coding sequence ATGGATATATACAGAGAGATATTTTTAATGGAACAAACTTATGCAACGTTATTTTCACTGGCAAATAAGCTTCAGGTAAAGGGAGATGAATACTTGGGAAGTTTGACCTCAAGACAATATATGACTATGGTTGCAATTGCTCATTTACCTGAAGGCAAAGCTACCTTTAATAATATCGCAAGAAAGCTTGGCTCCACTAAACAAAATGTAAAACAAATTGTTACTGTCATGGAAAGTAAAGGATATGTTGATGTTATACCTAATCCTAAAGACAGGCGTGCAGTCAATGTAATAATTACAGAGACTGGAAAGCAGGTAGTGTATCAAGTTTCAGAAAAGGGAATATTTTTTATGGCAGAGCTCTTTAAGGATTTTTCAACTGAAGAGTTGGAAGCTATTTGGAGAATGCTCAAGAAGCTTTATCGATTTGATGGTGAAGAACAAGATGGCTTTGAAGAAGATAGTAACTTAAAAGCAGGTGAAAGTCAGAAGGAGGATGTAATAAGGATATTAAAGGAGTTTGAAAGGATAAGAAAGAACCAGAAAATGGAGAGAGAAAGTTATGAAAAATAA
- a CDS encoding alpha/beta fold hydrolase, whose translation MKNKNNRSICSAEYVRINGIDQFLFHLGTRFDNPVMLFLHGGPGSVESLFTGIFQDRWEEIYTVVHWDQRGAGKTLTRNPDKLPTIELMLQDLFEVIQYLKKEYNKKKIVIFGHSWGSVLGSIFIKKHPEEVEYYIGAGQVVSMVENEQVAYNKVKETIEQLGDKKSLKKLKSIGEYPGSKIVFDKEFLRKCTIVRKLQDKYKLGVEIGIDIWMAMFKSPIFKFSDIIAFMKIFKVNSKVHSFLGDFNLRTESKEYKVPVYYILGERDWQAPCVIAEDYFKDIKAPNKEIFVIPDAGHFLMMDQTDLVFDALSAINKKESGYPIATIANPLFL comes from the coding sequence ATGAAAAATAAAAATAATAGATCAATATGTAGTGCTGAATATGTAAGGATTAATGGAATAGATCAATTTTTGTTTCATTTAGGAACAAGATTTGATAATCCTGTAATGCTGTTTTTGCATGGAGGGCCAGGTTCAGTAGAATCCTTATTTACGGGGATATTTCAAGATAGATGGGAAGAAATATATACTGTGGTTCATTGGGATCAGAGAGGTGCTGGAAAGACTCTAACTAGGAATCCAGACAAACTTCCTACAATAGAGTTAATGCTTCAGGATTTGTTTGAAGTGATCCAGTATCTTAAGAAAGAATATAACAAGAAAAAGATAGTTATATTTGGACATTCCTGGGGAAGCGTTTTAGGGTCAATATTTATTAAAAAACATCCAGAAGAAGTAGAATATTATATTGGTGCTGGACAGGTTGTTAGTATGGTGGAAAATGAGCAGGTAGCCTATAACAAAGTTAAAGAAACTATTGAGCAGTTAGGTGATAAAAAATCTTTAAAGAAGCTTAAAAGTATAGGTGAATATCCTGGCAGTAAAATTGTTTTTGACAAAGAGTTTTTGAGAAAATGCACTATAGTTCGTAAACTTCAGGATAAATATAAATTAGGAGTTGAAATAGGCATTGATATATGGATGGCTATGTTTAAAAGCCCTATTTTTAAGTTCTCCGATATTATAGCATTTATGAAAATCTTTAAGGTAAATTCAAAAGTTCATAGTTTTCTTGGTGATTTTAATCTCCGTACAGAATCCAAAGAATATAAGGTGCCAGTATATTATATTTTAGGAGAAAGGGATTGGCAAGCTCCATGTGTTATAGCTGAAGATTATTTTAAAGATATAAAGGCGCCAAATAAAGAGATATTCGTCATTCCTGATGCAGGACATTTTTTAATGATGGATCAAACTGATCTTGTCTTTGATGCATTGTCAGCAATAAATAAAAAAGAATCAGGTTATCCGATCGCTACCATTGCTAATCCCCTCTTTTTATGA
- the porA gene encoding pyruvate ferredoxin oxidoreductase has translation MAIRERLSGNEAVAIAMKQINPDVVAAFPITPSTEVPQYFSQYVANGQVETEFVPVESEHSAMSACIGSQAAGARTMTATSSCGLALMWEMLYVAASSRLPITLACVNRALTGPININNDHSDSMGARDTGWIQIYSETNQEAYDNFIQAVRIGEHKDVLLPVMVCQDGFITSHAVENIELIEDDKVKAFVGKYEPEDYMLNTKRPISIGPYDTAAYYIEHKRNQAEGMKNAKKVILQVAEEFEKVTGRKYGLFDTYQLEDAEYAIVVVNSTAGTARATIDAMRAEGKKVGMLKIRVFRPFPMEEIADALKHVKVIAVMDKAEGFSAAGGPLFAEVRSALYDAKERPMMINYVYGLGGRDVRTSDIATVYKDLFKTLKDGQVNEVYKYLGVRE, from the coding sequence ATGGCTATTCGAGAAAGATTATCCGGTAATGAAGCCGTTGCTATAGCTATGAAGCAAATTAACCCAGATGTTGTTGCTGCTTTCCCTATAACGCCTTCAACAGAAGTACCACAATATTTTTCACAGTATGTTGCTAATGGACAAGTAGAAACTGAATTCGTACCTGTTGAATCAGAGCATAGTGCAATGTCTGCCTGTATTGGTTCACAAGCTGCAGGGGCAAGAACTATGACTGCGACATCTTCCTGCGGTCTTGCATTAATGTGGGAAATGTTATATGTTGCAGCATCGTCTAGATTACCAATTACATTAGCATGTGTTAACCGTGCGCTTACAGGACCTATTAATATAAATAACGACCATAGTGATTCTATGGGAGCTAGAGATACTGGTTGGATTCAAATTTACAGCGAAACTAATCAAGAAGCTTATGATAACTTTATACAAGCTGTTAGAATTGGTGAGCATAAAGATGTTTTATTACCAGTAATGGTATGTCAAGATGGATTCATAACAAGTCATGCAGTTGAAAACATAGAGCTTATTGAGGATGACAAAGTTAAGGCTTTTGTAGGCAAATATGAGCCAGAAGATTATATGTTGAATACTAAAAGACCAATTTCTATTGGACCATATGATACAGCTGCTTATTATATAGAACATAAGAGAAATCAAGCAGAAGGTATGAAGAATGCAAAAAAAGTTATTCTTCAAGTAGCAGAAGAATTTGAAAAGGTAACAGGTAGAAAATATGGATTATTTGATACTTACCAATTAGAAGATGCAGAGTATGCAATTGTAGTTGTAAACTCTACAGCAGGAACTGCGAGAGCTACTATAGATGCAATGAGAGCTGAAGGCAAAAAAGTAGGAATGTTAAAAATAAGAGTTTTCAGACCATTCCCTATGGAAGAAATTGCAGATGCGCTAAAACATGTTAAAGTAATTGCTGTAATGGATAAAGCAGAAGGGTTCTCAGCAGCAGGTGGACCACTATTTGCAGAAGTAAGATCTGCTCTTTATGATGCTAAAGAAAGACCTATGATGATAAACTATGTTTATGGTCTTGGTGGAAGAGATGTAAGAACAAGTGATATTGCAACTGTTTATAAGGATTTATTCAAGACATTGAAAGATGGACAAGTTAATGAAGTATATAAATATCTAGGTGTTAGAGAATAG
- a CDS encoding 2-oxoacid:acceptor oxidoreductase family protein: MSKLIEIRWHGRGGQGAKTASLLLADAAFNTGCYVQGFPEYGPERMGAPITAYNRISTEKITVHSNIYEPDYVVVVDESLLESIDVTAGLKEEGAIVINTEKSPEEIKNHLRDYKGKVCTIAAGKISEEALGKNFPNTPMLGAIVKVSGIMDEEAFVKDMESSFAHKFATKPEVLKGNMEALKRSMEEVKGI, from the coding sequence ATGTCTAAATTAATTGAAATTCGTTGGCATGGCCGTGGTGGCCAAGGAGCTAAAACTGCATCACTGTTGCTGGCAGATGCTGCCTTTAATACAGGTTGTTACGTTCAGGGGTTTCCTGAATATGGTCCTGAAAGAATGGGTGCACCAATTACTGCCTATAACAGAATAAGTACTGAAAAAATAACAGTACATTCTAATATCTATGAACCAGATTATGTAGTTGTAGTTGATGAATCATTACTAGAGTCCATTGATGTTACAGCTGGACTCAAAGAAGAGGGTGCAATTGTTATTAACACAGAAAAATCACCAGAAGAGATAAAGAATCACCTAAGAGATTATAAGGGAAAGGTTTGTACAATAGCCGCAGGAAAAATTTCTGAAGAGGCTTTAGGAAAAAACTTTCCTAATACACCAATGCTAGGCGCAATTGTAAAGGTAAGTGGAATTATGGATGAAGAAGCTTTTGTTAAAGATATGGAGTCATCTTTTGCTCATAAATTTGCAACAAAGCCAGAAGTGCTTAAGGGAAATATGGAAGCTTTAAAAAGATCTATGGAGGAGGTGAAGGGGATATGA
- a CDS encoding sigma 54-interacting transcriptional regulator, which produces MNYKDLINNDVIKDVLDNCNDGINIVDVNGKLIFANNISASYVNTQPEHMIGKMITDFYPKAVLLSVLKNKHSIHDKKIHQVGNKKYMVNSFPIFINNEFSGAYSVFKSVNDIDALNKKIKSLELQLALSSVESDPMSIIGKDDSLEKVLKSAKRTVGSLAGPRHSIIIGESGTGKTMLAKMIHSYAIRLGILDKNAPFVEINCAQYTNSDIAAVEIFGSEQGAYTGSKQKKGLFEQASGGILFLDEAHALDHYQNLLLKAIESGKIRRVGGSKEISVDVIIIAASTKNLKDELLPELYQRLAQYELTLPSLSDRSLDEKLDLINHFVKKYEDAVMLHNNIKYKVILNPSCQKVLLKAHYPRNIRQLRDVINLSIDAASPLISEIHDGEEIITQVELDHLPFELFDESTFNKHNSMEVNIINNHIANIIDELNHQGLGPRKISKKLKEKGYSIEYYKVAYYLKKMGCGTKKLV; this is translated from the coding sequence ATGAACTATAAAGATTTGATAAATAATGATGTTATAAAAGATGTATTAGATAACTGCAATGATGGGATTAATATTGTAGATGTTAATGGAAAGCTTATTTTTGCTAATAATATATCTGCTTCTTATGTTAATACACAACCAGAGCATATGATTGGTAAAATGATAACTGATTTTTATCCTAAAGCTGTATTGCTTTCTGTGCTAAAAAATAAACATTCCATTCATGATAAAAAGATTCATCAAGTTGGTAATAAAAAATATATGGTTAACTCTTTTCCTATATTCATCAATAATGAATTTTCTGGTGCTTATTCGGTTTTTAAAAGTGTTAATGACATTGATGCTCTTAATAAAAAAATTAAATCATTGGAATTACAACTTGCATTAAGTTCTGTGGAATCTGATCCTATGTCTATTATTGGTAAAGACGATTCTCTAGAAAAAGTATTAAAATCTGCAAAAAGAACAGTTGGTTCTCTTGCGGGTCCAAGACATTCTATTATAATTGGCGAGTCTGGAACAGGAAAAACCATGCTAGCAAAGATGATTCACAGTTATGCTATTAGACTAGGCATTTTGGATAAAAATGCTCCATTTGTGGAAATTAACTGTGCCCAATACACCAATTCAGATATTGCAGCAGTTGAAATTTTCGGATCTGAACAAGGAGCTTATACTGGATCTAAGCAAAAAAAAGGACTTTTTGAACAAGCAAGCGGAGGCATATTATTTTTGGATGAAGCACATGCATTAGACCATTATCAAAACCTTCTGTTAAAAGCAATAGAATCTGGTAAAATAAGACGAGTTGGTGGCTCTAAAGAAATCAGCGTTGATGTAATCATTATTGCTGCATCAACTAAAAACCTTAAAGATGAATTATTACCGGAGTTATACCAAAGACTTGCACAATATGAGTTAACTTTGCCTTCCCTGTCAGATCGCAGCTTAGATGAAAAACTAGACTTAATTAACCACTTTGTAAAAAAATATGAAGATGCTGTAATGCTTCATAATAACATTAAATATAAAGTTATTTTAAATCCATCATGCCAGAAGGTATTACTTAAAGCACATTATCCTCGAAATATAAGGCAACTTAGAGATGTTATAAATTTAAGTATTGATGCGGCTTCTCCTCTTATTTCAGAAATTCACGATGGCGAAGAAATAATAACACAAGTAGAATTAGACCATTTACCATTTGAGCTTTTTGATGAAAGTACCTTCAATAAACATAATTCTATGGAAGTTAACATAATTAATAATCATATTGCTAACATAATTGATGAACTTAATCATCAAGGTTTAGGACCTAGAAAAATTTCAAAAAAGCTTAAAGAAAAAGGATATAGCATTGAATACTATAAAGTTGCTTACTATTTAAAAAAAATGGGTTGTGGCACTAAAAAATTAGTGTAA
- a CDS encoding YhbD family protein, translating into MEEENLISKKELLKITDISYGQLYRWKRKNLIPEEWFIKKSSFTGQETFFPRNEILDRVEKIKNFKEDISLDELASIFSPNLSTVYLEENDVLKQNIVSQTAINLYKAAHKESNGFYFNELLFMSIVDRFIKSGKASLEEGKLVLDTLEKNYKNFDGRYCDVVLIRKFGVGLCFLMLIPNEIYIESEAVLVLKVNAGECVEELKSKINL; encoded by the coding sequence ATGGAAGAAGAAAATCTAATTTCTAAAAAAGAATTGCTTAAAATAACGGATATATCTTATGGGCAATTATATAGATGGAAGAGGAAAAATCTTATACCTGAGGAGTGGTTTATAAAAAAGTCAAGCTTTACAGGTCAGGAAACATTTTTTCCAAGAAACGAAATATTAGATAGAGTAGAAAAAATTAAAAATTTTAAAGAAGATATATCCTTAGATGAGTTAGCAAGCATATTTTCTCCAAATCTTTCAACGGTATATTTAGAAGAAAATGATGTCCTAAAACAAAACATTGTTTCACAAACTGCCATAAACTTATATAAAGCTGCTCATAAAGAAAGTAATGGCTTTTATTTTAACGAGTTATTATTTATGAGCATTGTGGATAGATTTATCAAGTCTGGTAAGGCAAGTTTAGAAGAAGGAAAACTGGTGTTGGATACTTTAGAAAAAAACTACAAAAATTTTGATGGTAGATATTGTGATGTAGTACTTATAAGAAAATTTGGAGTAGGGTTATGTTTTTTGATGCTAATACCTAATGAAATATATATTGAAAGTGAAGCTGTACTTGTGTTAAAGGTAAATGCTGGAGAATGTGTAGAAGAGTTAAAATCAAAAATAAATTTGTAA
- a CDS encoding 4Fe-4S dicluster domain-containing protein: protein MRTKEGKIIDENITWKEITPGGVIYEKGSAENFNTGDWRTMKPVFKAENCKQCLLCVPVCPDSSIPVKDGERTEFDFQHCKGCGICVKACPFDAIDFIKDKK, encoded by the coding sequence ATGAGAACAAAGGAAGGAAAAATAATTGATGAAAATATAACATGGAAAGAGATAACTCCAGGTGGTGTAATATATGAAAAAGGAAGTGCAGAAAACTTTAATACTGGCGATTGGAGAACAATGAAGCCTGTTTTTAAAGCAGAAAACTGCAAACAATGCTTGCTTTGTGTACCAGTATGCCCGGACAGTTCAATTCCAGTTAAAGATGGTGAACGCACAGAGTTTGATTTTCAGCATTGTAAAGGCTGCGGAATATGTGTAAAAGCATGTCCTTTTGATGCAATTGATTTTATTAAGGATAAAAAGTAG
- a CDS encoding SNF2 helicase associated domain-containing protein, whose amino-acid sequence MKSFLEAIIEHNDLEFGKNFTYSSYLHIFKDEDKFILSMLKDLYEIDRAAEGMVMYGYHYSKAPRFLSGKKARLTENNLKKFFENIGEKAIDLVINDDNYSEVKVVRENFPLEFKLDSKGNNIILSQTSKLPKALVKSGNYFYYNNKIHIPTDEQVRVYKALYNTFIEQRSSEITFHQNESEEIASYIIPALKKIGTKVIVNNSIKEKFYEEPLKPCLYFDKDRDAVVCDIIFKYGNIYINPLRDNEAREDGKVLVRDIEEESVIVDTLIAFQFEKREFNFVLEDEDKILDFVGEGLEKLQEFAEIYYSGAFKDIRIYTSQSYKSNIRLNDEDLLEFTFNIDGVNREELRHIFEALKQKKKYYRLKNGGFIPLQTRELQNISDMIDYLNIKTSDLEKDQIVLSKYNSVYIDTSLKENNITFVQRNKKFRELINNIKDIGDIDYTIPEKLDNTMRGYQKFGFKWFKTLSSCGFGGILADEMGLGKTLQTIAFIKSEVDENEEKQPSLVVCPTSLVYNWESEINKFQSDLKCLIISGSRDVRESQLKDMEEADIVITSYALIKRDIEEYKAIKFRHCFLDEAQNIKNPKSLNAQSVKSIKAGSYFALTGTPIENSITELWSIFDFIMPGYLLSHGKFSQKYETPIIKNGDKKVLGELNKHTKPFILRRLKKDVIKELPPKIEHNMVVDMTEDQKKVYAAYLQQAKEEVNNEIRDKGINKSKIKILSIITRLRQICCDPSTFIENYESDNGKMEALKDIVQNNVNDGHKILLFSQFTSVLKNIGDMFKSENIKYMYLDGSVKAEDRVEIVREFNEGEIPIFLISLKAGGTGLNLTSADIVIHYDPWWNPAVENQASDRAHRIGQKKTVEVIRLIAKGTIEEKIHKIQEKKKEIINDVIEENAGEEILLSSMEEKDIEELFG is encoded by the coding sequence ATGAAGAGTTTTTTAGAGGCAATTATAGAACATAATGATCTAGAGTTTGGTAAAAATTTTACATATAGCTCATATCTACACATATTTAAGGATGAAGACAAATTTATTCTGAGTATGCTTAAAGATCTATATGAAATAGATAGGGCTGCAGAGGGCATGGTAATGTATGGTTATCATTATAGCAAAGCACCAAGATTTTTAAGTGGAAAAAAGGCAAGACTCACAGAAAATAACTTGAAAAAATTTTTTGAGAATATAGGAGAAAAAGCTATAGATTTGGTCATAAATGATGATAACTACAGTGAAGTTAAAGTAGTAAGAGAAAATTTTCCTTTAGAATTTAAATTAGATAGCAAGGGAAATAATATAATTTTATCTCAAACTTCAAAGTTGCCTAAGGCTTTAGTGAAAAGTGGAAACTATTTTTATTATAATAACAAAATACATATACCAACAGATGAACAGGTAAGAGTTTATAAAGCACTTTACAATACTTTTATTGAACAAAGAAGTTCTGAAATTACTTTTCATCAAAATGAAAGTGAAGAAATAGCTTCTTATATAATTCCAGCCTTAAAAAAGATAGGTACAAAGGTAATAGTAAATAACAGTATTAAAGAGAAATTTTATGAAGAACCTTTAAAGCCTTGTCTTTACTTTGATAAGGATAGAGATGCTGTAGTTTGTGATATAATATTTAAATATGGAAATATATATATAAATCCCTTAAGAGATAATGAGGCAAGGGAAGATGGGAAAGTATTGGTTAGAGATATTGAGGAAGAATCAGTTATAGTAGATACTTTGATTGCCTTTCAATTTGAAAAGAGGGAATTTAATTTTGTTTTAGAGGATGAAGATAAAATTTTAGATTTTGTTGGAGAAGGCCTGGAAAAACTTCAGGAATTTGCAGAAATTTATTATTCTGGTGCCTTTAAAGATATAAGAATTTATACCTCTCAAAGCTATAAATCCAATATAAGATTAAATGATGAGGATCTTTTAGAATTTACCTTTAATATTGATGGTGTAAATAGAGAAGAATTAAGGCATATATTTGAAGCATTAAAACAAAAGAAAAAATATTACAGACTTAAAAATGGAGGCTTTATTCCGCTGCAGACCAGGGAGCTTCAAAATATATCAGATATGATAGATTATTTAAATATAAAGACTTCAGATTTGGAAAAGGATCAAATAGTTCTTTCTAAATATAATTCTGTTTACATAGATACAAGCCTTAAGGAAAATAATATAACTTTTGTACAAAGAAATAAGAAGTTTAGAGAACTGATAAATAATATAAAGGATATTGGTGATATTGATTATACAATTCCTGAAAAACTGGATAATACTATGAGAGGTTATCAAAAATTTGGATTTAAGTGGTTTAAAACTCTTTCAAGCTGCGGTTTTGGAGGTATTTTAGCAGATGAAATGGGTCTTGGAAAAACTCTTCAAACTATAGCTTTTATAAAATCAGAGGTGGATGAAAATGAGGAAAAACAGCCTTCTTTGGTAGTGTGCCCTACATCGTTAGTATACAATTGGGAAAGTGAAATAAATAAATTTCAGTCAGATTTAAAATGTTTAATTATATCAGGCAGCAGGGATGTAAGAGAAAGTCAATTAAAGGACATGGAGGAGGCGGACATAGTAATAACCTCCTATGCACTTATTAAAAGGGATATAGAAGAATATAAAGCTATAAAGTTTAGGCACTGTTTTCTAGATGAAGCTCAAAATATAAAAAATCCTAAATCTTTAAATGCTCAAAGTGTAAAATCTATTAAAGCTGGTAGCTATTTTGCATTAACAGGAACTCCTATTGAAAATTCCATTACAGAATTATGGTCAATTTTTGATTTTATCATGCCAGGATATTTATTAAGTCATGGAAAGTTTAGTCAAAAATATGAAACGCCTATTATAAAAAATGGTGACAAAAAAGTTTTAGGTGAATTGAATAAACACACTAAACCTTTTATTCTTAGAAGGCTTAAGAAAGATGTTATAAAAGAACTGCCACCTAAAATTGAACATAATATGGTGGTGGATATGACAGAGGATCAAAAGAAGGTATATGCAGCTTATCTTCAACAAGCTAAAGAAGAAGTAAATAATGAAATAAGAGATAAAGGTATTAATAAAAGCAAAATAAAGATACTGTCTATAATCACAAGACTCAGACAAATATGTTGTGATCCCTCTACATTTATAGAAAACTATGAAAGCGACAATGGAAAAATGGAAGCTCTTAAGGATATAGTACAGAATAATGTAAATGATGGGCATAAGATATTGTTATTTTCTCAATTTACCTCTGTACTTAAAAATATTGGAGATATGTTCAAAAGTGAAAACATAAAGTATATGTATCTTGATGGCAGTGTAAAAGCAGAAGATAGAGTAGAAATAGTTAGGGAGTTTAATGAAGGGGAAATTCCTATATTTTTAATATCTCTTAAAGCTGGCGGAACGGGACTAAATTTAACTTCTGCAGATATAGTGATTCATTACGACCCTTGGTGGAATCCAGCAGTAGAGAATCAGGCTTCGGACAGAGCTCATAGAATTGGTCAAAAGAAAACTGTAGAAGTTATTAGACTTATTGCTAAAGGAACCATAGAAGAGAAAATACACAAAATACAGGAGAAAAAGAAAGAAATAATAAACGATGTTATAGAAGAAAATGCTGGAGAGGAAATTTTGCTTTCCAGTATGGAAGAAAAGGATATAGAGGAGCTTTTCGGTTAG
- a CDS encoding epoxyqueuosine reductase: MINLYNDILEIFKKNSDILFGISNIDFSEYKSDYKCALIFAVPHTESLSISSYKEDKLENLILETRDRINLLLEEITPLLRKYKIQYYIPPIAQSNEETLIAPFSFKFASVNAGLGWIGKNGVLITEKYGPRVRLSTILINCYLPVGSPITKSKCPRECNICVNACPYKALNGYEWNIGTKREELINYKLCNEKRSLYIKTHHRKHSCGLCMVSCPIGI; encoded by the coding sequence ATGATTAATTTATACAATGACATTTTGGAAATTTTTAAGAAAAATTCTGATATTTTATTTGGCATTTCGAATATAGATTTTAGTGAATATAAATCAGATTATAAATGTGCATTAATTTTTGCTGTTCCACATACGGAATCATTGAGTATAAGTAGTTATAAAGAAGATAAACTTGAAAATTTAATATTGGAAACACGTGATAGGATTAACTTACTATTAGAAGAAATTACTCCTTTATTAAGAAAATATAAAATTCAATATTACATACCACCTATCGCACAATCAAATGAAGAAACACTTATTGCACCATTTTCATTTAAATTTGCAAGTGTTAATGCAGGTTTGGGTTGGATAGGTAAAAATGGTGTTTTGATTACAGAAAAGTATGGACCAAGAGTAAGATTATCTACAATACTAATTAATTGTTATTTACCAGTAGGAAGTCCAATTACAAAGAGTAAATGTCCAAGGGAATGTAATATATGTGTCAACGCTTGCCCTTACAAGGCTTTAAATGGCTACGAATGGAATATAGGCACAAAACGTGAAGAATTAATTAACTATAAATTATGCAATGAGAAAAGAAGTCTTTATATAAAAACACATCACAGAAAACATTCTTGTGGATTATGTATGGTGTCCTGTCCTATTGGAATATAA